TGATTGAGTTTCCTCAAGAATCTTCGCTTTTTTATTCATCATCATCCGATTCATCGGTTGCATTTTTTTGCTTAGCCGCACTTCTTGATTCGCTTGCAACTTTCTTATCTTCGATCATTTTAAGAAGCTTATCAATAATAGACGAGGAAATATCCAAACCCGGGTGACCCGGGATAGGGCTATCTACTTTTTTGACTTTTTTGGTTCATTCTTTGTCAGCTTAAAGGCATCTTCCGTCAACGCAGTTCTAACTTCTGACCCCCACCCTTTTTGGTAATTCCTGCCTGCAACACGAATTCTGAGGAAGGCGATTCTGTAATCATCCATTTTTGCAGCTTCATTAACATGAAATCTATAGTGAGCGATAAAGATGCCTATCAGGGAAATTGCGGCAAGTATAAGACAAATAATTACTTTGGCATCAGCGGTGGCTGACACCCCTCTGCCAACTTCCGTAAAAAAAGCAAACATTGCGCTATAGATGGCAATCGCTAAAACGAAATATGCTGAAATTAGAAATGAGGTTGCTCTTCTATTATGATGTGACGCTTTGCTTTCACAAAACTCTCGCGCGTCATCCATTGTACGCAATTCCTTATCTTCTTTTTTTACTCCGTCGATTTCGCTTGTATCGGTGTTCATAGGGTTCCTTTATGCATTAGGATTTTCACAAAGCTTCGCTTCCAAAGAGAAACGTAATATATTGTCGTAGAATGTACTAACTAGGTATTGATATATTCGCATTAAATGCTATATTTCCTGATATGAACAATCAAACAGAAGAGCAATCCGAAGGCTTTCTGAAAGTCAAGGCGATGATCCGGATGGTTCATCGAGCTATTGTAACTGAACCTAAACGATCTCGCATGGAAATTTATGAAGAAATTGGCCAAATTTACGACCTCGGCTCCAGTCTTGTAAGGCTCCGTTATTCAGCCTGGCTAAAAAATGGCGATAAATGCTTGGTGCCCAAGATCAAAGGCCGGAAAAAGGGGATGGCAAATTCCTTTCGGATGAGCGTGAATCTGAGGTTCGTAAGCTAATTACTGATAGCACCCCCAGACCAGATGAAAATGCCGTTTGCACTTTGGAACCGTCAAGCCGTTCAAGAATTGATCTACTCTCGATATGGAATTTCTCTAGTCATCACAGCTGTTGGCAAATATCTGAAAAAGTGGGGCTTCACCGTTCAAGTCCCCACCATCAAGAAACCAGGCCAGCGGCCACCCGAAGTCAAGGCATGGCTTGAGAAGGAATACCCGGAGATCCAAGCCCAAGCCATGCAGGAGGACGCGGGGATTTGGTGGGGGGACGAGACTGCTGTCCAGAACTCTCCGAACCAACTTCGCGGCTACTCACCTCGTGGCAAGACTCCTTCTGTTACAGGTCCGCGCAAGCGCGTCCATATTCACATGGTATCGGCGGTTAGCAACCAAGGCGCGATACGTTTCAAATTGTATTCCGAGGCAATTAACGTCGAGCGATTCAAGGATTTCTTGATGAAAATGATAGCGGACGCCAAGGGGCGCAAAATTATTCTTATCCTCGATAACCTGCGCGTTCATCATGCAAAAGATCTGCAGCCTTGGCTCCTAGAGAATAAGCATCTCATTGAATTGAGATTTCTTCCGGCTTATTCGCCTGAAATGAACCCAGATGAGTATTTGAACCGGGATATGAAATCTAGGCTTTCGAACAAGCCGATGACATCAAGCGCAGAGGTCCTAGAGAGCAGGGTATTAGGCTACATGGATTACCTGGAAAAGGAAAAAGAATTGGTCCAATCATTTTTCTCTTACAGCCAAGTCAAGTATGCTGCATGATGCCAAATTTACGATACCGGGTTAGTATTATTATGGTTGCATCAAAATTCTACCCGGAGGGCTTCCCTTCCCCCTGTTCACCTAGTCGCGCAAATCGGCATAACAACGAGGTGCGATCTAGGTGGAACTGGCGTGTTTGGTAGGATCCCGTGGTCACCTTGGCAGTCGTTTCATATTTATCAAATTTTCAACTTCAGATAATCTGAGCGTCCTTGTGTTTGGATTGAATCATCGGGATTATTTTGTTGAATGCTGACAAATCACAATTCGATCCTTTTTCAACCTTGATAAGCTTGAATTTTGCATATTCACTTTCAAAAGGAAGAGTGATGTATGAAATATCATTGCCCAAAAGCGTTGGCTTTAATTTTCGTGCATTATAATTATCAGCCGAATACT
This DNA window, taken from Fibrobacterota bacterium, encodes the following:
- a CDS encoding IS630 family transposase, with the translated sequence MKMPFALWNRQAVQELIYSRYGISLVITAVGKYLKKWGFTVQVPTIKKPGQRPPEVKAWLEKEYPEIQAQAMQEDAGIWWGDETAVQNSPNQLRGYSPRGKTPSVTGPRKRVHIHMVSAVSNQGAIRFKLYSEAINVERFKDFLMKMIADAKGRKIILILDNLRVHHAKDLQPWLLENKHLIELRFLPAYSPEMNPDEYLNRDMKSRLSNKPMTSSAEVLESRVLGYMDYLEKEKELVQSFFSYSQVKYAA